From Homalodisca vitripennis isolate AUS2020 chromosome 1, UT_GWSS_2.1, whole genome shotgun sequence, the proteins below share one genomic window:
- the LOC124352824 gene encoding uncharacterized protein LOC124352824 isoform X2: MGGDINIALAYGALGASSGWALMHCTDLKYARVAFGLYLANGIVGVVDYILPRSNSNVRRILDALGRWSRPLYTPLIAAEAILYAGFEEKYSYFHLVFPVGYLVLTELLKKNIKSDMLDLSTILNSVSICYSSFLKEDAVGALCALLNLTAFMGTSYNSMEYFVLIAAANLAAVQFFKQLLF; encoded by the exons ATGGGGGGAGATATTAATATAGCTTTAGCTTATGGTGCTCTTGGTGCTTCATCAGGATGGGCATTGATGCACTGTACTGATCTAAAATATGCCAGGGTGGCGTTTGGACTATACCTTGCAAATGGAATCGTTGGCGTAGTTGACTATA ttTTGCCGAGATCCAACTCGAACGTGAGGCGCATATTGGATGCCCTTGGCCGATGGTCTCGACCTCTGTACACCCCACTCATCGCTGCTGAGGCCATCCTCTATGCGGGTTTTGAGGAGAAGTACTCCTACTTCCACCTGGTGTTTCCCGTGGGCTACCTCGTCCTCACCGAACTGCTCAAAAAGAACATCAAGTCAGACATGCTCGACTTGAGCACCATCCTGAATTCAGTCTCCATCTGCTATTCTTCGTTCTTAAAAGAAGATGCCGTCGGAGCTCTGTGTGCTCTACTGAACCTGACAGCGTTCATGGGCACCTCGTACAACTCCATGGAGTATTTCGTGCTAATTGCAGCTGCTAACCTTGCAGCTGTCCAATTCTTCAAACAGCTATTGTTCTGA
- the LOC124352824 gene encoding uncharacterized protein LOC124352824 isoform X1 → MVVTTLSPSHCCRGHSPCRARRDLCLLPSGDASNLPSSERITQETRENRIPGLYVLPRSNSNVRRILDALGRWSRPLYTPLIAAEAILYAGFEEKYSYFHLVFPVGYLVLTELLKKNIKSDMLDLSTILNSVSICYSSFLKEDAVGALCALLNLTAFMGTSYNSMEYFVLIAAANLAAVQFFKQLLF, encoded by the exons ATGGTCGTTACCACTCTATCTCCCTCTCATTGCTGCCGAGGCCATTCTCCTTGCCGGGCTCGACGAGATCTATGCCTACTGCCATCTGGTGATGCCTCTAACCTACCTTCTTCTGAAAGAATTACTCAAGAAACACGTGAAAACAGAATTCCTGGATTGTACG ttTTGCCGAGATCCAACTCGAACGTGAGGCGCATATTGGATGCCCTTGGCCGATGGTCTCGACCTCTGTACACCCCACTCATCGCTGCTGAGGCCATCCTCTATGCGGGTTTTGAGGAGAAGTACTCCTACTTCCACCTGGTGTTTCCCGTGGGCTACCTCGTCCTCACCGAACTGCTCAAAAAGAACATCAAGTCAGACATGCTCGACTTGAGCACCATCCTGAATTCAGTCTCCATCTGCTATTCTTCGTTCTTAAAAGAAGATGCCGTCGGAGCTCTGTGTGCTCTACTGAACCTGACAGCGTTCATGGGCACCTCGTACAACTCCATGGAGTATTTCGTGCTAATTGCAGCTGCTAACCTTGCAGCTGTCCAATTCTTCAAACAGCTATTGTTCTGA